From a single Paraburkholderia edwinii genomic region:
- a CDS encoding ATP-dependent Clp protease ATP-binding subunit: MARQVCDICGVRPASVRLAVLQSGRRRILDVCDYHYEQLTRHQRTLSPLEALFSSAMPDQLDELGDAATYARPVPQRVEGAEAVVNIERHFSDLAKEMLQRAAERAVQFGRREVDTEHLLYELADNAVIISILKSLGISSTDVRAYIDANAPKRTALEAPPDNQMGVTPCLKSALERAFLASRELGHSYVGPEHLLIGLAEVNNSFASNLFVKYGLDTQALRAQTASAIGPSMKRETVAAPSNTPQLDKFSRDLTALARDGRLDPVIGRSGEIETLVEVLARRRKNNPVLIGEPGVGKTAVVEGLAQRMVNGDVPESLRDKRLVELNVNSLVAGAKFRGEFEERVKQLLEEITANLDSLVLFVDEVHTIVGAGQGGGEGGLDIANVFKPAMARGELNLIGATTLSEYQKYIEKDAALERRFQPVLVPEPSVVQTINILRGLRDRLEAHHRVTIQDDAIVGAAELSDRYISGRFLPDKAIDLVDQAAARVHLSATSRPAAILEHEAELAQLHREQDYAASRKQYERAHALDTEIADKERALSEATDAWKTGMGANTSHVTVTNIAEIVAKLTGIPVAQLTTEERERLLNMEERLHERVIGQDQAVQAVSDAVRRSRTGLQARHRPTAVFLFLGPTGVGKTELAKALAEVVFGDEEAMLRIDMSEYMERHAVSRLIGSPPGYVGHDEGGQLTERVRRRPYSVILFDEIEKAHPDVYNVLLQVFDDGRLTDGKGRVVDFSNTLIIATSNLGAEVIGGHTRAGPGFLSGDAVSTVQSGVMNVLRQHFRPEFLNRIDDIILFKALTRDETRHVVRLQLEQVKRLARSQDIDLEFDDTVVDYLATEGYRPEFGARELRRQIRQLIENELAKEMLKGDIGEGSSIMCTYDAAEHHVKFTTTSASASGSANPGAKQRASAKPPERKLSLEPSGGSSGERRKDSFGEPHDGASPPEAANS; this comes from the coding sequence ATGGCACGGCAAGTCTGTGACATCTGCGGCGTCAGGCCCGCGAGCGTGCGGCTCGCAGTGCTTCAGAGCGGACGCAGGCGGATTCTCGATGTATGCGACTACCACTACGAGCAGCTGACACGGCATCAGCGCACGCTATCGCCGCTCGAGGCGCTGTTTAGCAGCGCCATGCCCGATCAGCTCGACGAACTCGGCGACGCGGCCACGTACGCGCGCCCGGTGCCGCAGCGCGTCGAAGGCGCTGAAGCGGTCGTCAATATCGAACGGCATTTCAGCGATCTGGCAAAAGAAATGCTGCAACGCGCGGCGGAACGCGCCGTGCAGTTCGGTAGACGCGAAGTCGATACCGAGCATCTGCTTTACGAACTGGCCGACAACGCGGTCATCATTTCGATTCTGAAAAGCCTCGGCATCTCGTCCACCGACGTGCGCGCCTATATCGATGCGAATGCGCCCAAACGCACCGCGCTCGAAGCGCCGCCCGACAATCAGATGGGCGTCACGCCTTGCCTGAAAAGCGCGCTCGAACGCGCGTTTCTTGCTTCGCGCGAACTGGGCCACAGCTACGTCGGTCCCGAGCATCTGCTGATCGGCCTTGCCGAAGTGAACAACAGTTTTGCGAGCAATCTGTTTGTCAAATACGGGCTCGATACGCAGGCGTTGCGTGCGCAGACGGCCTCTGCCATCGGGCCGAGCATGAAACGCGAAACAGTCGCCGCACCGTCGAATACGCCGCAGCTCGATAAATTCAGCCGCGATCTGACCGCGCTTGCGCGCGATGGCCGGCTAGACCCCGTGATCGGCCGGTCGGGCGAAATTGAAACGCTCGTCGAAGTGCTGGCACGGCGCCGCAAGAACAACCCGGTGCTGATCGGCGAACCGGGCGTCGGCAAAACGGCCGTCGTCGAAGGGCTTGCCCAGCGGATGGTGAACGGCGACGTGCCTGAGTCGCTGCGCGACAAGCGCCTGGTTGAGCTCAACGTAAATTCGCTCGTGGCCGGCGCGAAGTTTCGCGGCGAGTTCGAGGAGCGCGTCAAGCAACTGCTCGAGGAAATTACCGCGAACCTCGATTCGCTCGTGCTGTTCGTCGATGAAGTGCATACGATTGTCGGCGCGGGGCAGGGCGGTGGCGAGGGCGGCCTCGATATCGCGAACGTGTTCAAGCCCGCGATGGCGCGCGGCGAACTGAACCTGATCGGCGCGACTACGCTCTCCGAGTATCAGAAGTACATCGAAAAAGACGCGGCGCTGGAGCGGCGCTTCCAGCCGGTGCTCGTGCCCGAGCCGAGCGTCGTGCAGACCATCAACATTCTGCGCGGGCTGCGCGACCGGCTCGAGGCGCACCATCGCGTGACGATTCAGGACGATGCGATCGTCGGCGCGGCCGAACTGTCGGACCGCTATATCAGCGGGCGCTTTCTGCCGGACAAGGCGATCGACCTCGTCGACCAGGCGGCCGCGCGGGTGCATCTGTCGGCCACCTCGCGCCCGGCCGCGATACTCGAGCACGAAGCCGAGCTCGCGCAACTGCATCGCGAGCAGGACTACGCGGCGTCGCGCAAGCAATACGAGCGCGCGCACGCGCTCGACACCGAAATCGCGGACAAGGAGCGCGCGCTCAGCGAGGCGACCGATGCATGGAAGACGGGCATGGGGGCGAATACGTCGCACGTAACCGTGACGAATATCGCGGAGATCGTCGCGAAGCTCACCGGCATTCCGGTCGCACAACTCACCACTGAGGAACGCGAACGGCTGCTCAATATGGAAGAGCGGCTGCACGAGCGCGTGATCGGCCAGGACCAGGCGGTACAGGCGGTCAGCGACGCGGTGCGCCGCTCGCGCACGGGCTTGCAGGCACGCCACCGGCCGACCGCGGTATTTCTGTTCCTCGGGCCCACGGGCGTCGGCAAGACCGAGCTCGCGAAAGCGCTGGCCGAAGTGGTGTTCGGCGACGAAGAGGCGATGCTGCGCATCGATATGAGCGAATACATGGAGCGGCACGCCGTGTCGCGGCTCATCGGTTCGCCGCCCGGCTATGTGGGACACGATGAAGGCGGGCAACTGACCGAGCGCGTGCGGCGCCGTCCGTATAGCGTGATTCTGTTCGACGAAATCGAAAAGGCGCACCCGGACGTGTACAACGTGCTGCTGCAGGTGTTCGACGATGGGCGCCTGACCGACGGCAAAGGGCGCGTGGTCGACTTCAGCAATACGCTGATCATCGCGACGAGCAACCTGGGCGCCGAAGTGATTGGCGGACACACGCGCGCGGGTCCGGGCTTCCTGAGCGGCGATGCGGTGTCGACCGTGCAAAGCGGCGTGATGAACGTGTTGCGCCAGCATTTCAGGCCCGAATTCCTGAACCGTATCGACGACATCATCCTGTTCAAGGCGCTGACGCGCGATGAGACGCGGCATGTGGTGCGGCTGCAGCTCGAACAGGTGAAGCGTCTCGCCAGGAGCCAGGACATCGACCTCGAGTTCGACGATACGGTGGTCGACTATCTCGCGACGGAAGGCTACCGGCCCGAGTTCGGTGCGCGTGAGTTGCGCCGTCAGATCCGGCAACTGATCGAAAACGAGCTCGCGAAGGAGATGCTGAAGGGCGATATCGGCGAAGGCTCGAGCATCATGTGCACGTACGATGCAGCCGAACATCACGTGAAGTTCACGACGACGTCGGCGAGCGCGAGCGGGAGCGCGAATCCGGGCGCAAAGCAGCGCGCCTCCGCGAAGCCGCCTGAAAGGAAACTGTCGCTTGAGCCTTCCGGCGGATCGTCCGGCGAGCGTCGCAAGGATTCGTTCGGAGAACCACACGACGGCGCATCGCCGCCCGAAGCGGCGAATTCCTAG
- the grxC gene encoding glutaredoxin 3: protein MSEITLYTKRTCPYCLAAKALLRGKGAAFREIDIENNRARTLEMIERSGRRTVPQIFVGDTHVGGYDDLRALEKQGGLDALLTAEV, encoded by the coding sequence ATGTCTGAAATCACGCTCTATACGAAGCGTACCTGTCCGTACTGTCTTGCCGCGAAAGCGTTATTGCGCGGCAAGGGCGCGGCGTTCCGCGAAATCGACATCGAGAACAATCGGGCGAGGACGCTCGAGATGATCGAACGCAGCGGCCGCCGCACGGTGCCGCAAATCTTTGTCGGCGACACGCATGTGGGCGGCTACGACGATTTGCGTGCGCTCGAGAAGCAAGGCGGTCTCGATGCGCTGCTCACAGCGGAGGTGTGA
- a CDS encoding carboxymuconolactone decarboxylase family protein has product MARIQTLSIGEAPASAQASLHAVEKATGFLPNLFKVFANSPSSLGAFMQGQQQLSKGELSAAEREIIALAVSQVNRCEYCLAAHTVLGGHAGLADDAIRAARRGEGSALATLAKAVASQRGRVSDADVAAAREAGITDSRIVEIIAVVAQVTFTNYLNNVAKTDVDFPAVDEEV; this is encoded by the coding sequence ATGGCACGCATTCAAACCCTGTCGATCGGTGAAGCCCCGGCATCCGCGCAAGCGTCGCTGCATGCAGTCGAAAAGGCGACGGGCTTCCTGCCGAATCTTTTCAAGGTCTTCGCAAATTCGCCGTCTTCGCTCGGCGCTTTCATGCAAGGACAACAGCAACTGTCGAAGGGGGAGCTCAGCGCGGCGGAACGCGAGATCATCGCGCTCGCGGTGTCGCAAGTGAACCGCTGTGAGTACTGTCTTGCCGCGCATACGGTGCTGGGCGGCCACGCAGGCCTCGCCGACGACGCGATTCGCGCCGCGCGCCGCGGCGAAGGCAGCGCGCTCGCGACGCTCGCGAAAGCGGTGGCCAGCCAACGCGGCCGTGTAAGCGATGCGGATGTCGCTGCCGCGCGTGAGGCGGGCATCACCGACAGCAGGATCGTCGAGATCATCGCCGTCGTCGCGCAAGTGACCTTCACGAACTACCTGAACAACGTCGCGAAGACGGACGTGGACTTTCCGGCTGTCGACGAAGAAGTCTGA